The following coding sequences are from one Bacillus sp. PK3_68 window:
- a CDS encoding DUF2197 domain-containing protein, giving the protein MFHYEVLCYSCKRKFKVYEGSLKFKQFKERRTRFFCCEDCSHKIRMDAIKNFFR; this is encoded by the coding sequence ATGTTTCACTATGAGGTACTTTGTTATAGTTGTAAAAGAAAATTCAAGGTATACGAAGGTTCATTAAAATTTAAACAATTTAAGGAAAGAAGGACTAGGTTTTTTTGTTGCGAAGATTGTAGTCATAAAATACGCATGGATGCAATTAAAAATTTCTTTAGATAG